The following nucleotide sequence is from Roseivirga sp. BDSF3-8.
ACTTACTGACCGCCTGAAAGGTGAAAAGAACGAGGCTCTGGCACTTTCAAAAATGATCATCCATGATATAAAAAATCCGCTGATGACCATTATGAACGTAGGCAGGCTGTTAGAGCTGGAAGGTAAAGGGGAGAACTTCTCTAATTATACCGCGCTCATATCCGAGGTAAGCAAAGAGGCTATGAATATGGCTGATAAGGTAGGCGAGCTGCTCAGCATTATGTCTGATAAGGAAAAACAGGAACTGACGCCGCTGGTGCTGGATGTGGAACTGGAGGCATTGGTCGCACAGAAAAAAGCCCAGCATACCGAAAGGCATATTGGACTAGAGGTAGAAGATGAGGCGCGCAACGAGGAGGTAAAAGCCTCCAGGCCTGCTATCAGGAACATATTTGAACAGATGGTGAATAATGCCATCAAATTCTCGGAAACTCATACGCGAATAACTATTAGCCTGAAAAAGGAAGGCTCTGCCCTGATCCTTGCATGCGTGGATGAGGGTATAGGGGTGCCTGCTTTGCAGGCGAGCCAGTTACTGAATAAACTACCTACTTCCAGCCGGAAGGGGCTGCGAGGGGAAAAAGGCTATGGATTGGGTCTGCCTATCATGAAAAAGCTGACGGAAAACCTGAACGGAACGATAGCTTTTGAAAGTGACGAGGATCAAGGCACGACGGTACGTATTGCTCTTCCTATACATTAAAGTGGGGCCGGACCTAACTGTAAGGGCGCTACGCAGTTGTATATGACACGGATTTTGTATCCGCTATGTGACATACAAACTATGGATTATGAGGGCAATCTGGAAAGGTGCTATTGGCTTCGGGCTTGTTAACATCCCTATAAAACTATACAGCGCCACTGAGAGCAGACGTCTGGATCTGGACATGCTGGACAAGAGTGACCATGAACGGATCAGGTACAAGCGTGTGAACCAGAAGACGGGCAAAGAGGTGGACTGGGATGATATCGTAAAGGGCTACCTGATGGAGGATGACTACATCATCCTGGAGGATGAGGACTTCGATAAAGCGGCCGCAAAGAAATCAAAGATCATAGAGATCAATGAGTTTGTGGAAGAGGGTAACATCGATGGCATTCTGTACAAGAACCCATACTTTATAGAGCCAGAAAAAAGCGGGCAAAAGGCTTATGCGCTACTACGTGAGGCGCTGACAAAGACTGAAAAGGTGGGCATAGCTACTTTTGTGCTCAGAAGCCGTGAGGACCTGGCGGTGATACGCCCGGCGGGAAATGTGCTCTACCTGCAGAAAATCCGCTTTGCGGAAGAGGTTAGAAGCCCGGATGAGCTTAATGTATCTGATGACACAGAGCTGAAGAAGAAGGAGCTGGACATGGCTGTTCAGCTTATAGAAAATTACAGCACGGACTTTGACCTGGGCCAGTATAAAGATACCTATACTGACGCGCTGATGCAGGTAATAGAGGCCAAGGCCAAAGGCAAGAAGCCGAAGGTGAAAAAGATGGAAGTGGCTCCCACAGAAGCAAAGGACCTTATGGCCCAGTTAAAAGCAAGCCTGCAACAGAAAAAAGCCTCATAAGGTATGGCTGACAAGGATCTCCTGTCCAAATATCGCACCAAAAGAGATTTCTCTAAGACTCCGGAACCTGCGGGTGAAATATCGTCATCTGCTAAAGACATGCACCGCTTCACTGTACAGCGGCACCAGGCGAGCCGGCTACACTATGACCTGCGCCTGGAGATAGAGGGTGTGTTGAAAAGCTGGGCAGTACCAAAGGGGCCCAGCATGAACCCCTCGGATAAGCGGCTGGCGGTGGCTACGGAGGACCACCCTATGAAGTACCTGCACTTTGAGGGAGAAATACCGGAAGGCCAGTACGGGGCAGGGCTTATGCACGTGTGGGACACGGGTACATTTACAGCGACCAATGCTGAGGGGGAAAGTAATGAGTCGGCACTAAGGAAGGCCTACCAAAAAGGGGACCTGAAGCTAACTTTTGAGGGCAGTAAGCTGAAGGGGGATTTTGCGCTGGTACGTACGGGCCGGGAGGAGAACCACTGGCTTCTTATAAAAAAGAAGGACAAGTATGCGGCCAGCAAGGAATATGACAGCGAGGACCACCTCTCCCCTGCCATGGCCTTGCAGCAGAAAAAGAAGAAGGCGGCGAATAAGGATAGGCAAGCGACTGAAAAACTACCGGAGGGTAAGGACAAGATGCCGCATGAGGTGAAGCCTATGCTGGCGACTTTGCACGAGGGGGTGTTTGATGACCCGGAATGGCTTTATGAAATAAAATGGGACGGTTACCGTGCGATAGCAGAAGTGAAGGAGGATGATGTGAAGTTATATAGCCGTAATGGCAATAGCTTTTTAAAAAGTTACCCGCCCCTTGCTGACGCACTGGCTACGCTGCCGGGACCCCTGGTGGTGGATGGTGAGATCGTAGTGCTTAATAAAAATGGGGTTTCGAGCTTTCAGAAGCTGCAGAACTACGAGGACGAACAGGACCCTAACCTGTATTACTACATTTTTGATGTGCTGTTCTTTAATGGCTATGACCTGCGTGGTTTTGCGCTGCGTGAGCGCAAAAAGCTACTGGAGCAGCTGGCGGCTGTCCATGAACGCATACGTGTAAGTGATCATGTGGAGGGTAACGGCGAAGCTCTGCTGGAAGAGGCGGACAAAAAGGGGCTTGAGGGTATCATAGCTAAGCGGGCGGACAGCCCCTACCGTACTGGCTCACGCTCACGTGACTGGCTGAAGATCAAGTTGGTGAAGCAGATGGACGCGATTATCATAGGATACACTGAGCCAACAGGAAGCCGGAAGCACTTTGGCAGCCTGCTCCTGGCTGTCCATGATATAGATGGTGAGCTGGAATATGTAGGCCGGGTAGGTACGGGCTTTGACGAGGATACGCTGGAGGATCTAAAAAAGAAGCTTGACCGAATAGGCCGAAAAACCTGTCCTGTCACACCAAAACCTAAAACGGACCGTGCCACTTACTGGGTGACACCTAAGCTTATAGCGGAAGTGGGCTATAGCGAACGTACTGATGAAGGCTCACTGCGGCACCCGGTATATAAAGGCCTGAGAAAAGATAAGGACCCTGAGGAGGTAGTGGCAGAAAAGAGCACTCCTGCGCAACAAACGGGGGAAGCGGATGAACTGGTGAAGAAACTGACCTCTGCTAAAGAACTAAAGCTACAACCTGAAGGCAGGGAGGTGAGCCTAAGCAACCTGAAAAAGGTATACTGGCGGGGGGAAAAAGAGATTACGAAAGGTGCCTTACTGGCTTACTATGCACAAGTAGCTCCTTATTTACTGCCTCACCTGGAGGGGCGGCCTCAAAGCCTGCACCGGTATCCTGACGGGATTGAGGGAAAGAACTTCTACCACAAGGATGCTGGTGACCTGGCGCCTGACTGGATGAAAACGTATGGTGTGGACTCTGATTCGGCTAATAAAGAGATATGCTACCTTACTATTTCTGATCTTTCCGGCCTTCTATTTACCGTAAATTTGGGGTGCATCGCACTAAATCCGTGGCTGTCGCGCACAGTGGCAGCGGATATGCCGGATTATTGTGTGATAGACCTTGACCCTTCGGAGAAAAACACTTTTGAAGAGGTGATAGAGGTGGCACAGGTCATTCATAGCATACTGGAAAAGGCAAAAATTCCTTGTTACCCAAAAACGTCGGGTAGTACGGGGATTCACATACTCATCCCCCTTGGTGGCTCTTATACTTATGAGCAGTCAAGGGATTTTGCACGTGTCATTTGCATGATTGCTATGCACCAGCTACCAAAGCTTACGAGTATGGAGCGAAGCCCCTCTAAGCGCAAGGGGAAAATTTATCTGGATTACCTGCAAAACAAAAAAGGGGCCACACTGGCGTGTGCCTATTCTGTACGGCCAAAGCCGGGGGCGCCGGTATCTGCCCCCCTGCAATGGGATGAGGTAAAAACAGGGCTTAAGATCTCCGACTTCACGCTGTTTAATATGCCGGACAGGCTGCAGAAAACCGGTGACCTGGCCGCCCCCGTACTGCAGGAAGGGTTGGATATGGGGGCAGCGATAGATCGCTTATCGGAATTGGACACTGAATAAGTAAGCTATCCGGGCTTGAGCACCGGGGGGTTGAGAGCCTGAATCCACCGCCAGCAGGTAAGGTTTACAGCGCTAAAGCTGATTTCAGTACTTTTTGCCGATTAATAAAGCGTCTGCAAAACAGAATTAAACCGGATGAATGGTAGGTAGAGGTTTTTAAAAAAAATTTCAGGCACCTGATCATTAGGCTGTATTTGATCGTGATGCAGGGTGTATTTCTTAGCGAGTGATAATCACGCAAAAAAGACCAGCGAAACCTACCCTAAGCATATTCTTTATAAAACCTGTTGAAGGATTCTTCCCTAACATCTATTTCTGATGATAAATACTGCCCTTGAATCCGGGGGACCTAGGTGGCTAGAAACAGGTAAATTCATAGGTTAAATGAACTTAAACTTATGGCGGGGAGGGCTTTCATACGGGTGTAAGGACTTACATATTATTGACTTGCCGTTACTTATGGATTATGGTTCTTTTGTTTCGGCACAGTTTTAGCATGTAGCTATTACGGTATGTTTGGATTTTCCCAAGAGCTATGATTTCATACATGACATTTAACACGCTATCTCTCGAAGAGCGCGTGCAGCACCTCTGGAGATATGGCACGTACCTGCACGCCCGGAAGAGTGGAGAGAACCGGGTATGCCTGTACTACATGGAAAACTTCTATGTAGAGGCGTGGTTCCGGGATTGTGAAAAGGACAGAGATAACATTTTGCTAAAACTGAAGACATTTAGCGACAAAGAAAGCTTATCACCTTATCTTAAATCGATTAAGATCAAGGATCTGTTTTAAGCAATAACGATACGTTAAAAACTTTACGGGGATGATCTGCCACTGGTGCAGGTGATCCCTTTATTTTTTTTATGCGGGCGATTGGCTAACTTAATCGGCTACCATATTCCAATCCATGCATATCCGCGAACTACAACACATTCAACTTTTTAAAGGCGTTTCCGACCAGGAATTTACCTGTGATGTAGAAGGATCCCATAAGGTATTGCAGGAAGGTGATATTCTCTTCAGAGAAGGCGAAGAGGCTACTTTCTTTTTCCTGGTGCTGGAAGGCAGGCTTGAGCTATACCGTATAATAAAGGGGGATGAGCTTACGATCAACGAATTCACCGTAGGCACCACCGGGGGTGAGGTACCTTTGCTTGGGGGCACGCCTCATCTGGCAAATTGCCGGGCAAGGGAAGACACTACCATTTTTTGTCTGGATAAGGAGCATTTCTGGAAAATGATGGGCAACTGCCGCACTATCAGGGAGCGAATACTAGCCGATAATGCAAACAGAAGCAGCGAGTTAAGCATTATGTCCTTTCAGCGTGAAAAGCTGATAAGCCTGGGCACTATGTCTGCCGGCCTGGCCCACGAACTCAACAACCCGGCGGCGGCGGCACGGCGCGCAGCCCGTAATCTGCAGTCCACGCTGTCCCGCTTTGACAGGAGTTCGGCCAGCATACTGGCTAAATACATCTTTCGAAATCCGGAGGCTGCATCCGAAAAGGGATACCCGTTTAAAGAAATAGAAGATAAAAGGCAGCTGGAGGGGGTAAAGCTGGACATGATGGCCCGCAGGGATCGTGAGGACGAGATGGCTGACTGGCTGGAAGAGATGGGCATGGGGGACCCGTATGAAATAGCGGGCACACTGGTGGACTGTGGGTATGAACGTGAGGTGATGGAGGGTTTTTCTCAAAAACTCATAGCTGAAGAGGTCCCCAACTTCATTACCTGGGTGTACCAGGAGATGGAAATTCACCGCCTGGCGGATGAGTTGGCTAAAAGTACTATCCGCATTTCGGATGTGATAGCTGCTATGAAGTCATACAGTTTCATGGACCGTTCTATGGAAAAAAAGAAAACGGGTCTGAAGGAGGGGTTAGAAGATACACTTACATTATTGCACTTTAAACTAAAGAAGAAGAACATTAGTCTGGAAAAACACTTTGATGAAAGTGCCCCCGCTGTTCCGGTGTATGGCAGCGAGATCAACCAGGTATGGACGAACCTGCTGGACAACGCCATAGATGCGGTGGATAAAGGCGGAAAGATAAGGGTGGGCTTAATGCCTTATAGAGAGGGCCGGCAGGAATATGCCCTTGTGACTTTTGCTGATAATGGACATGGTATCCCGGAAAAGATCCGTAAGAATATTTTTGATCCGTTCTTTACGACAAAGGAGGTAGGCAAAGGTACCGGCCTGGGGCTGGATATAAGCTACCGTATAGTGGTATCACGACATAAGGGAAGGCTTACTTTTGATACTGACGAGTCAGGAACAACTTTTTGCGTAAAGCTCCCTGCGGCGGATCCGGAACAAAAACAAACCAACAACCCGGTAAACTGAGTGAAAGATACAGACCCGATAAATGCCCAGTACTTACTGGACCTGAACCTGACAGAGGAAATGACGCTGGAACAGGCAGAGTGGCTTATCAGTATCAGCCGTTTTGTAGAATTGCAGGACGGGGAACATCTGGCTGATCCGGGGGATAAGATAGAGCACACGCACATCATACTTGAGGGCATGCTGGAGGTGTATAACAGCGTAGGTGGCCAGTTTTTACTAATGGCCAGGTATGAGAAAGGGGGGGTAACGGGCCTGCTACCTTACTCACGCATGACTCATGTGCAGGGGAAGGCCCGCGCAGAAGGGTATACGCGCCTGATGCTGCTGCCAAAATCATGCTTCCCTGAAATGGCCAAACGTGCGCCCGCGCTGATACAGCGGCTGGTGGAAATCATGCTGGACCGCACCCGCGACTCCACGCGTACGGAGCAGCAACGGGAAAAAATGATCTCCCTGGGGAAAATATCGGCGGGTTTTGCTCACGAACTTAATAACCCAGCCTCAGCCATTAACAGGGCAGCCACTACGCTGAAAGATGCCTTTGACAAAGCGGTGGAAACGCTGGAAAAGACCGGGGAAAGCGGCTTGAATAAGGATGCCTGGTACCGCCTCCGGGTGTTGCTGGACGAGATAGACCATGGGGAGAAGGAGGACCTGAGCGTGCTGGAGCGATCGGATGAGGAGGACCGCCTGGAGGACCTCTTCGAGGACTGGGGGATAGAAAACAGCTATGCGATGGCGGACGAACTGGTGGAAATGGGGTTGAAGGCGGAGGACGTAGACTTACTGGCCGGAGAGGCAAATAAAGAAGCGCTCCCTGAAGCAATAGGCCTGCTGACTCAACTGGCTACGCTGCAGGCTACTATCAAAGAGGTGAAGAATGCCTCGGTAAAGATATCTGACCTTATAGCTTCTGTGAAAAGCTACTCACATATGGACCGCTCTCCGGAGATGGAGCTTATGAATATTGAAGAGGGCATAAACCATACGCTGACGATCCTGAGTAATCAGCTTCATGAAAAGGATATTCAACTGGATCTGCAATATGACAAATCGCTACCCAAGCTGAAGGTATATGTGAGCGAACTGAACCAGGTATGGACGAACCTGCTGGACAATGCAGTGGATGCGATGGAGCCGGGGGGGAGGATCATAATAGAAACTACGGATAAAGGGGAGTTTATTCATGTTAATATTAAGGATGAAGGCCGGGGCATAGCACCTGAGATTCGATCTAAGATCTTCGACCCATTTTTCACGACAAAAAATACGGGGGCGCAGGGCCTGGGACTGGATATTGCGTTGCGCATAGTAAGGCTGCACAAGGGTGATATTACGGTAGAAAGCCGCAAAGGCGAAACCTGCTTTACGGTGTGCCTGCCCAAGGAAATTAAAACATAAACCATGGCTGCCAATAAACCTATCATATTTGCCATAGATGATGACGCGCAGGTGCTGCGGGCCATTGAGCGTGACCTGAGAAGTGAATACCGCCAAGATTACAGGATCATGGGAACGGACTCGGTAGAGGAAGCCCTGGAAGCGGTGGAGAAGCTTAAGCAAAGGGGTGATACGATAGCGCTCTTTGTCTCGGATCAGCGAATGCCTGAAATGCTGGGGGTGGAATTTCTGGAAAAAACGAAAGCGCATTTCCCGGAAGCCAGGCGTGTGCTGCTTACGGCTTATTCGGATACGGATGCCGCCATAAGGGCTATAAATGAGGTGCGCCTGGATTACTACCTGATGAAGCCATGGGACCCGCCGGAGGAGAAGTTGTACCCGGTATTGAATGAACTGCTTGAGGACTGGCAGCTGTCTTACCGGCCGGAATTTGCAGGGATAAAGGTAATAGGTCATCAGTACAACCCGCTGTCTCATGAGATCAAGGACTTTCTGGCTGGCAACCTGATCCCCTATCAATGGTATGCCTATGGTATGAATAATAAGGCGGAGGAGTGGCTGAAAACGCTGAAAATGGAGGCTACGGATCTGCCGGTGGTGCTACTAGAGGACGGTACGCCTATGAAACAGCCTTCCATAGCTGACCTGGCGTCTGAAATAGGGCTGAATACGGAGGCTAGCCAGGACCTGTACGATGTGGCTATCATAGGTGCCGGGCCGGCGGGGCTGGCTGCGGCTGTATATGGTGGGTCGGAAGGGCTAAATACGACCATGATCGAAAAAAGGGCTCCCGGCGGGCAGGCGGGGACTAGCTCGCGTATTGAGAACTACCTAGGATTTCCTAACGGACTTAGTGGCTCTGAACTGGCGCGGAGGGCTATCAGCCAGGCTACGCGCTTCGGGATTGAGTTTATATCTCCGAAGGAGGTGAAGGCCATAAGGCTGAAAGATAAGTACAAGGTGCTGGAGCTGAACGATGGCAGTGAGCTTACTGCCCGTAGTATAGTGATTACCACCGGGGTAAACTACCGTAAACTGCCAGCAGAAGGTGTGGACAATTTTACAGGGGCGGGGGTGTACTACGGGGCTGCCACTACTGAGGCAAATAGCTGCAAGGAAAAGACGGTGTTTGTAGTAGGGGGGGGAAACTCTGCCGGACAGGGGGCTGTGTACCTGAGTCAGTATGCGCGTAAGGTGTATATAGTGATACGTAAACCTGACCTGACGGATAGTATGTCTCATTATCTGATAGACCAGATAAACCGCATTAAGAACATAGAGGTGCTGGGGGAAACGGAGGTGGTAAAGGCTTGCGGAGAGGAGCACCTTGAGAAGGTGGTACTGCGGGACAATCGCAAGGGCGAGAACCGGGAGGAGGCTGCCGACTCATTATTTATTTTTATTGGTGCAAAACCTTATACTGCGTGGCTTGACGGCACGGTACTAACAAGTGATAAGGGCTTTCTTATCACGGGCCGCGAACTGCAGCGTTGCGGTGACTTCCCTAAGGTATGGAAGCTGGAAAGGGAGCCTTTTCTACTGGAAACCTCGGTGCCGGGTATATTTGCAGCAGGTGATGTGCGATCAGGGGCTATGAACCGGATAGCCTCGGCCGTAGGCGAAGGGGCTATGGCGATAAAAATGGTGCACCAGTACCTGGGTGAGGTATAAACATTAGTACCCGCCAAATGAGCCATTAAAGAGTGGCAAGGTAACGAGTATGGAGAAGCTACTATTCCTGACGGATACGCTATTTACATCTGAGATATCCTGCAGGCCGATATGGTAGGTGGCGGTAACACCCCAGTTTACTGCATTATAGCCTAAACCTACGGGCAAAAACACCTCAAAGGGGGTGAAGTTATCCTCGACATCATCAGTAGTACTTCGGCTTTCATCTTCTGCTGAGAGCAGATAGCCCAGGGCGGGGCCAGACTCAACATACAAGCCTTTTCGCGGGCTCTGGATATAATACCGTAAGAGCAAAGGGGCCTGGAGGTAGAGCAGGCTGATCTCATTGTCTTCCTCGCCTTCACTACCCAATAATGACATGGCTATCTCGGGACTAAACACGACTCTTTTGGTTATTTCGGCTACTTCCAGGTAGGTACCGAAACGATAGCCAAGCAGGTAGCCCTGGTCGGCGGCGTCAGTACGGAAGGTAGAAAGGGAGGGCCCCACCCGCACGCCGTATTGGGCATACAGCGGGCAGGAGCTTAAAAGGAATAAGATTAGAAGGAGTCTTTTCATTTACTATCCGGGGTTTATTCAGTAAGCCGCCTTTTCAGCAATTTGTTCATCCTCTCTGATCTTTGCCCTTCGTCGTCTTTGATGGTATTCCCGTTAAGGTCGGCGAAGAAGAAGTCTCCCTCTACGGTGCCGGTCATTATGCTTCCTTTATCAAAATCAAGGTCAAAGGTGAGTTTGTATTCCGGACGTTCCCCCTCGATAAGGATGGTACCTTCTATTGCACTGGCTACTGAGTCTCCCTCGTCCCATAACCCATTTTCGTTGATATCAACCACGAGGGCGGCGAGCTCAAACATGTTGTTTTGATAGCCGGGGCTATACCGTGGGTTGTCATTGAATTCGCCTACTACAAATTCATTCTTATCATATGAAAAGGCCGAGATGTACAGCAGGTGATTAAAGTTTTCCAGGTCGAAATACCCCTCCTGAGCATCGAAATAGAAGTCTCCGTTTGCTATCAGTATTTCATACAGATAATGGTTGGCCTCACCCTCGGGGATGAAGCCGGTGCCTAGATCATAGATCAACCCCTCGGTAAATTGATATTCTACCCCATCTACTTCTACTTTCCCAAAGCCTGTAGTACCTTCAGGAACATCATCGTCGTTATTACAAGCGCTGGCCAGAACGATAAAAAGCAATAAAGAAGTGTTAAGAATCAATCTTTGCATTACACTCTTTTAGTAAAGTGAATAGCAAAAATAAGGCATTTGCATTGGAAAAACACAGGGGCCAATAAATGA
It contains:
- a CDS encoding sensor histidine kinase, which produces MFFTWDPQDKMVTSSGEPDVLRVGTKKKDLPSPYDVLIDKLDRAFEKETFRQDFDFCFQPQEGRWFRVHSCPSTCISHSRDEVMVILTNISESKKLTDRLKGEKNEALALSKMIIHDIKNPLMTIMNVGRLLELEGKGENFSNYTALISEVSKEAMNMADKVGELLSIMSDKEKQELTPLVLDVELEALVAQKKAQHTERHIGLEVEDEARNEEVKASRPAIRNIFEQMVNNAIKFSETHTRITISLKKEGSALILACVDEGIGVPALQASQLLNKLPTSSRKGLRGEKGYGLGLPIMKKLTENLNGTIAFESDEDQGTTVRIALPIH
- a CDS encoding Ku protein, which codes for MRAIWKGAIGFGLVNIPIKLYSATESRRLDLDMLDKSDHERIRYKRVNQKTGKEVDWDDIVKGYLMEDDYIILEDEDFDKAAAKKSKIIEINEFVEEGNIDGILYKNPYFIEPEKSGQKAYALLREALTKTEKVGIATFVLRSREDLAVIRPAGNVLYLQKIRFAEEVRSPDELNVSDDTELKKKELDMAVQLIENYSTDFDLGQYKDTYTDALMQVIEAKAKGKKPKVKKMEVAPTEAKDLMAQLKASLQQKKAS
- the ligD gene encoding DNA ligase D yields the protein MADKDLLSKYRTKRDFSKTPEPAGEISSSAKDMHRFTVQRHQASRLHYDLRLEIEGVLKSWAVPKGPSMNPSDKRLAVATEDHPMKYLHFEGEIPEGQYGAGLMHVWDTGTFTATNAEGESNESALRKAYQKGDLKLTFEGSKLKGDFALVRTGREENHWLLIKKKDKYAASKEYDSEDHLSPAMALQQKKKKAANKDRQATEKLPEGKDKMPHEVKPMLATLHEGVFDDPEWLYEIKWDGYRAIAEVKEDDVKLYSRNGNSFLKSYPPLADALATLPGPLVVDGEIVVLNKNGVSSFQKLQNYEDEQDPNLYYYIFDVLFFNGYDLRGFALRERKKLLEQLAAVHERIRVSDHVEGNGEALLEEADKKGLEGIIAKRADSPYRTGSRSRDWLKIKLVKQMDAIIIGYTEPTGSRKHFGSLLLAVHDIDGELEYVGRVGTGFDEDTLEDLKKKLDRIGRKTCPVTPKPKTDRATYWVTPKLIAEVGYSERTDEGSLRHPVYKGLRKDKDPEEVVAEKSTPAQQTGEADELVKKLTSAKELKLQPEGREVSLSNLKKVYWRGEKEITKGALLAYYAQVAPYLLPHLEGRPQSLHRYPDGIEGKNFYHKDAGDLAPDWMKTYGVDSDSANKEICYLTISDLSGLLFTVNLGCIALNPWLSRTVAADMPDYCVIDLDPSEKNTFEEVIEVAQVIHSILEKAKIPCYPKTSGSTGIHILIPLGGSYTYEQSRDFARVICMIAMHQLPKLTSMERSPSKRKGKIYLDYLQNKKGATLACAYSVRPKPGAPVSAPLQWDEVKTGLKISDFTLFNMPDRLQKTGDLAAPVLQEGLDMGAAIDRLSELDTE
- a CDS encoding sensor histidine kinase, whose amino-acid sequence is MHIRELQHIQLFKGVSDQEFTCDVEGSHKVLQEGDILFREGEEATFFFLVLEGRLELYRIIKGDELTINEFTVGTTGGEVPLLGGTPHLANCRAREDTTIFCLDKEHFWKMMGNCRTIRERILADNANRSSELSIMSFQREKLISLGTMSAGLAHELNNPAAAARRAARNLQSTLSRFDRSSASILAKYIFRNPEAASEKGYPFKEIEDKRQLEGVKLDMMARRDREDEMADWLEEMGMGDPYEIAGTLVDCGYEREVMEGFSQKLIAEEVPNFITWVYQEMEIHRLADELAKSTIRISDVIAAMKSYSFMDRSMEKKKTGLKEGLEDTLTLLHFKLKKKNISLEKHFDESAPAVPVYGSEINQVWTNLLDNAIDAVDKGGKIRVGLMPYREGRQEYALVTFADNGHGIPEKIRKNIFDPFFTTKEVGKGTGLGLDISYRIVVSRHKGRLTFDTDESGTTFCVKLPAADPEQKQTNNPVN
- a CDS encoding ATP-binding protein, with the translated sequence MKDTDPINAQYLLDLNLTEEMTLEQAEWLISISRFVELQDGEHLADPGDKIEHTHIILEGMLEVYNSVGGQFLLMARYEKGGVTGLLPYSRMTHVQGKARAEGYTRLMLLPKSCFPEMAKRAPALIQRLVEIMLDRTRDSTRTEQQREKMISLGKISAGFAHELNNPASAINRAATTLKDAFDKAVETLEKTGESGLNKDAWYRLRVLLDEIDHGEKEDLSVLERSDEEDRLEDLFEDWGIENSYAMADELVEMGLKAEDVDLLAGEANKEALPEAIGLLTQLATLQATIKEVKNASVKISDLIASVKSYSHMDRSPEMELMNIEEGINHTLTILSNQLHEKDIQLDLQYDKSLPKLKVYVSELNQVWTNLLDNAVDAMEPGGRIIIETTDKGEFIHVNIKDEGRGIAPEIRSKIFDPFFTTKNTGAQGLGLDIALRIVRLHKGDITVESRKGETCFTVCLPKEIKT
- a CDS encoding FAD-dependent oxidoreductase; translation: MAANKPIIFAIDDDAQVLRAIERDLRSEYRQDYRIMGTDSVEEALEAVEKLKQRGDTIALFVSDQRMPEMLGVEFLEKTKAHFPEARRVLLTAYSDTDAAIRAINEVRLDYYLMKPWDPPEEKLYPVLNELLEDWQLSYRPEFAGIKVIGHQYNPLSHEIKDFLAGNLIPYQWYAYGMNNKAEEWLKTLKMEATDLPVVLLEDGTPMKQPSIADLASEIGLNTEASQDLYDVAIIGAGPAGLAAAVYGGSEGLNTTMIEKRAPGGQAGTSSRIENYLGFPNGLSGSELARRAISQATRFGIEFISPKEVKAIRLKDKYKVLELNDGSELTARSIVITTGVNYRKLPAEGVDNFTGAGVYYGAATTEANSCKEKTVFVVGGGNSAGQGAVYLSQYARKVYIVIRKPDLTDSMSHYLIDQINRIKNIEVLGETEVVKACGEEHLEKVVLRDNRKGENREEAADSLFIFIGAKPYTAWLDGTVLTSDKGFLITGRELQRCGDFPKVWKLEREPFLLETSVPGIFAAGDVRSGAMNRIASAVGEGAMAIKMVHQYLGEV
- a CDS encoding outer membrane beta-barrel protein, yielding MKRLLLILFLLSSCPLYAQYGVRVGPSLSTFRTDAADQGYLLGYRFGTYLEVAEITKRVVFSPEIAMSLLGSEGEEDNEISLLYLQAPLLLRYYIQSPRKGLYVESGPALGYLLSAEDESRSTTDDVEDNFTPFEVFLPVGLGYNAVNWGVTATYHIGLQDISDVNSVSVRNSSFSILVTLPLFNGSFGGY